GCGGAAATATGGTCAATTTGTTAATTGAGTCGCTTGTGGGCGAAACCGAAGGCGTTGTGGTGCTTAGAGCCGACAAAACGGTTCCTGTGCAGTACGTTGTAAACGTTATTGATGTCGTCAACCAAATCAATCAGCTGCAAGGTACTAAACATAAAGTAATTTTGGCAACCAAACCAATAGACTAATACATTGTATTTATGATAAATATGGAAAATAACCGCGACAAAAAGAATAAGATAATAGCCTTATCGAGTTCGGTAGGGGTACACGTTCTTATTGTTTTAATTCTGTTATTTTCGGCTTTTAAAACTCCATTGCCTTTGCCTGGCGAAGAAGGTGTTGAGGTTAATTTAGGAACATCAGACCAAGGTTTTGGTTTGGTTCAGCCTGCACATTTGCAAGCGCAGTCGGCACAGGAAGCTTACCAACAAAGCTCCGGCAGTGATAATGAATACGTTACCACCGATGAAGAAACTGTTGCCATTGAACAACCTAAGCCTAAGGATAAAGATAAGGCACAACCCGAAACACCTAAAAAAGAAGTTACAAAAGCTGTTGAGCCTGAGCCGCAACCTGTTGTTAATCCTAATGCTTTGTACAAAGGAAAGCAAAGCACTCAAGGCAGTAGCGAAGGTGGCAGTCAGGGTATTGCAGGCGGCGTGGGCGACCAAGGCAGCATATACGGCACTCCCGGAAGTGATAATTATGTAGGAACAGGAGGTAGAGGTAGCGGCAGCGGAATTTCGTACGAATTGGGCGGGCGAGGAGCTACATCGCTTCCAAAACCGGTTTACAATTCGAGAGAACAAGGCAAAATTGTTGTTGCAATAAAAGTCAACAAAAACGGAGTTGTTACACACGCAGCCGCCGGAGCAAGAGGTACAACCATTTCGGAAATTACATTACGCAGAAATGCCGAGGAGGCAGCAAAACGAACAAAATTTGCTCCCGACCCTAACGCACCCGAAGAACAAAGAGGTACAATTACTTATGTGTTTGTCAAAACCAATTAAAAATATGCTATGCGAAGTCTGTTAATCATAGTTTTATCGGCTTTTGTCATTAGTTCTTGTGCCAAATTAAATCCCGATTACCCGTTTGTACCTAACGGTTATTTTTCCTATACTTCCGAACAAATTGCTTTACGACCTGTTTCGTCTGTTATTTACGAAAACAACCATTCGATATATTTTGCATCAACCAATGGCAGCGTTATATATTACGATGGCATTGTATGGAAAAATATAGCCGATGAGTCGGACAGGAGCGTTAATGAAATACTTAAAACACGCGATAATATTCTGTGGAAAGCCACAAATAAAGAATTAAGCTATTATCAAAACAACTTTTGGACTAACGTCTTACAAAATGCCGATGTTATTGATATTGAAGCAGAAGGCATTTCAAACTTATGGATTCTTACTTCCGATACGGTTAATCAGTTGTTGCATTACAATAATCAACGTATTGACACAATAAAACAAGCCAATAATTTAAAGCGTATTGCAGGAATAGCAACAGACAGCGACCATAAATTGTGGATAGCTTCGGCTAACAATGGATTGTTTTATACGATAGATGGCAACGAAATTATTAAATTTCAAAATCCGTACTTGCCACGAATAGAATTTACTTCTATTGCAACCGACGAAAATACAGTTTGGCTTGGCGACAACGAAGGCGTTATTTACAAAGTATGCAACAACGAAGTATACATTATACGCACAGGTTTAAACCAGCCGATTACTAAACTATATGCAACCGATGATAACAGCTTGTGGGCAATTGTTTCGCAAACAGGTTTAATCAGATATAAAGGTTCGGAAATACAACTTCTGAGCAAACAAGATTACAATTTCCCTTCAAATAATATTATTACCATTTCGCAAACCGATGCTTCTTCGCTATTAATAACCTTTGATAACGGCGAAATTTTCAACTTAGCATTTTGATATAAAAACTTTTTGTAAAAGAAGTTGCGTGGTGTCCCGAAGTTTCGGGATGGTGCGTGTTGCGGGGTCTATGTGCAATTAACAATGAACAATTAACAATGAGCAATTATTAATTGATAATTGATAATTGATAATTGCTCCACACCCACCACCCATCACCAACCACTATAAAATATTTATCGCCCAACAATAATTTATTACGAAATAATTAATAATAAAATATTGTGTTTTATATTTAAGAATGTTGTATTTTCGCAATGATAGAATTAAACTTATTATCAAAAACTCAATTAGTTTAAAATCAGCGTTTTGAACTTAATAAACAAACAATTTTATTAATCTAAAAAGATAAGCCTTATGAAAAGCACTAACATTTTAAAAACAAAAATTTCGAGATTAACCAATGTAATGTTACTCTTAGTATGCTCCCTATACGGTTTGAGCGTTGCTGCACAAAACAATTTTGAATTTAAAAAACCAACAAAGAAAAGTGCAAATACTGAATTGAAAAAATTTGTTGAGAAAAAATCCCACGCGGCAAATAAAATCAATTCATATACCAATTGGTGGGAACCGGATACAATATATACTTACGAAGATCCAAACATGATGCACAGAGAACTTCGTAGTTACAATCAAAATGCTTATATGCTGACGGAAGTGTACCAAGAATGGCGAAACAATGAATGGACAGACCTTAACAAAAACATTAATACTTACGATGCGAATAATAACTTGATAACAGAATTATGGCAAGATTGGATGAATAATAATTGGGTAAATACTGAAAAATATACATTTACCTACGATGCCAACAACAACATGCTGACAAGATTATGTCAAGGATGGAATATTGATGCTTGGGTTGACTTTGCTAAAACTACTTATACTTACGATGCCAACAATAATATGCTAACTGAATTGATTCAATTTTGGGAAGGTGCTTGGGTAAATTATGAAAAAATTACTAATACTTACGACGCAAACAATAATGTACTATCGATATTGTTTCAATTATGGGAAAATAATACTTGGATAAATGATTATATTATTACCGCTACTTACGATGCCAACAATAACTTGATAACGGCAATAAGTCAAGAATGGGGATACAATGCTTGGGAGAATGTTGAAAAAATTGATGCTACTTACGATGTAAATAACAATATGCTAACGTTATTGTACCAAGAATGGGCATATAATGCTTGGGTAAATTATGAGAAACACATTTACACTTACGATGCAAACAATAACAGGACGAGGGAATTAGTTCAAGCGTGGGAAGGTGCTTGGGTAAATGATTTTAATTACACTTATACTTACGACGAAAATAATAATTGTACATTAGCTGAAAGTAGTTACTGGATGGGTGATAATTGGCAACAAACTAATGGAGACCTGAGTTTGTTTTATAATAATATGAAAAGTGAGATATATTTCTTCTGTTACAAGATTACAGCCACTTATAAGCATTTTCTACTACTTGAAAATGAGCGTAAAGAACTGTCAAATATTTCAATTTATCCTAACCCAGCCAATAATAGTTTTGTTGTGGACGTAGAAGGTGAAACTACTGTGAAGCTGCACAATATGCTTGGAAAAGAAGTTTTATCTCAGAATGCGAACGGTAAAACTGTGATAAATATAGGTCATTTGCCAAATGGAGTTTATAATGTTCAAGTATTTTCAGGTGATAAAATTATAGGGTATAGTAAGGTTGTGAAACAATAATACTGTAGCACAATTCCGTTAGTTGAAAAGCAAGCTGTCCAAATAAATCAATAAAAAACAAACCTATGAAGAATACAAAAACTTTGAAAACAAAAATCACGAGAATAGCTAGTGTCGTGTTATTCTTAGTTTGTTCGTTGTACGGTTTGAATACTGCTGCACAAAGTAATTTTGAATTTAAAAAGCCAGTTATACCAAACGCAAATACTGAACAGCCAAAATTTTTCGAGAAAAACTCCCCTGCAGTAAACAAACACAAATCCAATATTGATTGGTGGGAACCGGATACAATGTACGTGTACAGACGTACAAACCAATTTGGAATACCATTATCGTTGGCTAGAGTATCTCGTAGTTATAACCAATATGGCTACCTGTTGATGGAATTGTGTCAATCATTACATAATAATGAGTGGGTAAATGATAGCAAACACACCTACACATACGATGCGAACAATAACTTGCTAACGTATTTGTATCAATACTGGAGCTATGAGACCAGTGCATGGTTATATTATTTTAAAACCAATTATACCTACGATGCGAACAATAACATGCTAACTAAATTGCATCAATTTTGGTTAAATAATGATTGGGTAAATAATTCAAAATATACTTATACTTACTATGCAGACAATAACATGCAAACGGAATTGTATCAAGGTTGGGAAAGTAATGCTTGGGAAAACGATAGTAAATATACTTTTACTTACGATGAAAACAATAACAATTTAATGAAATTAACTCAAGTATGGCAGAGTGGTGCTTGGGCAAATTATAAAAAAGATACTTGCACTTACGATGCGAACAATAATTTGTTAATGGAATTGGCTCAAACCTGGCAAAATGCTTGGGTAGATGATAAAAAAACCACTTATACTTACGATGCAAATAATAACATGCTAACGTATTTGTATCAATATAGGAATAATAATGCTTTGGTAAATTATCGGAAATATGTTTATACTTACGATGCAAGCAACAACATGCTAACTTCATTGTATCAAACATGGTATTGGGAAGACAATGATTGGGTAAATGAAAACTTATGTTCATATACTTACGATGCGAACAAAAATTTGCTAACGAGTTTGTTTCAAGAATGGGATTGGGGAAGTAAAGCATGGGTAAATCATGGTAAAGTTACCTACACCTACGATGCAAGCAATAACATGCTAGTGAAATTATATCAAATGTGGCAAGATACTTGGGTAAATTTTCACAGATATATTTATACTTACGATGCTAACAATAATTGTACAGTATCCGAAATGACCGAATGGGTAAATGAAAGTTGGCAATTATTCGATGGCAATTTGATATTATACTATAATAACATGAAAAGTAGTATAGAACAGCCAAATAGTTCTAGGGTTACAGCATCTTATAAGCATTTTAAAAAACTTGAAAATGAGCGTAAAGAGTTGCGAAATATTTCAATTTATCCCAACCCTACTAATAAGAGTTTTGTTGTGGACGTAGAAGGAGAAACGACTGTAAAGCTATACAACATGCTTGGAAAAGAAGTTCTATCTGAAAATGCAAACGGCAAAACAGTAATAAATATAAGCCATTTGCCAAATGGAGTTTATAATGTTCAGGTATTTGCAGGGAATAAAATTGTAGGATATAGTAAAGTTGTGAAACAATAATGCTGTAGCACAATTCTGTTAGTTGAAAAGCAAGCTGTCCAAATAAATCAATAAAAAACAAACCTATGAAGAATACAAAAACTTTGAAAACAAAAATCACGAGAATAGCTAATGTCGTATTATTCTTAGTTTGTTCATTGTACGGTTTGAATATTGCTGCACAAAGCAATTTTGAATTTAAAAAGCCAGTTATACCAAACGCAAATATTGAACAGCCAAATTTATTTGAAAAAACATCTCACGTAGTAAACAAACAAAAATCCAATATTGATTGGTGGGAACCGGATACTGTATATATTTATGAAACCCCGGACATGATACGTAGAGAAGTGTATAGTTATAACTCATACGGTTACAGGTTAACTAGGTTGTATCAAGAATGGCAAGATAATGAATGGATTAATAATGAGAAATACACTTATACTTACGATGCAAATAATAACCTGCTAACGGAATTGCGTCAAATATGGCTAAATAATGAACTGATGTACAATGCTAAGTACAGTTACACTTATAATGCAAGCAATAAGTTACTAACTAAATTGTACCAAGAATTGAAAAATAACACTTGGGAAAATCTATTTAAACATACTTATTCTTACAATACAAACAATAGAATCACAACAATATTGTCTCAAGAATGGAGAAATAATGCTTGGAAGAATACCACACTTCACACTTATACATACGATGCAAACAATAACAAACTAACTGAATTGTATCAATATTGGGAAAATAACGAGTGGGGAAATACTATCCAACTTAATTACACCTACGATGCAAATAATAACATAATAACATATTTGTATCAAGAGTGGAAATCTTTTTGTTGGTTAGATATGAGCCAT
This sequence is a window from Lentimicrobiaceae bacterium. Protein-coding genes within it:
- a CDS encoding TonB family protein, whose amino-acid sequence is MINMENNRDKKNKIIALSSSVGVHVLIVLILLFSAFKTPLPLPGEEGVEVNLGTSDQGFGLVQPAHLQAQSAQEAYQQSSGSDNEYVTTDEETVAIEQPKPKDKDKAQPETPKKEVTKAVEPEPQPVVNPNALYKGKQSTQGSSEGGSQGIAGGVGDQGSIYGTPGSDNYVGTGGRGSGSGISYELGGRGATSLPKPVYNSREQGKIVVAIKVNKNGVVTHAAAGARGTTISEITLRRNAEEAAKRTKFAPDPNAPEEQRGTITYVFVKTN
- a CDS encoding T9SS type A sorting domain-containing protein; this translates as MKNTKTLKTKITRIASVVLFLVCSLYGLNTAAQSNFEFKKPVIPNANTEQPKFFEKNSPAVNKHKSNIDWWEPDTMYVYRRTNQFGIPLSLARVSRSYNQYGYLLMELCQSLHNNEWVNDSKHTYTYDANNNLLTYLYQYWSYETSAWLYYFKTNYTYDANNNMLTKLHQFWLNNDWVNNSKYTYTYYADNNMQTELYQGWESNAWENDSKYTFTYDENNNNLMKLTQVWQSGAWANYKKDTCTYDANNNLLMELAQTWQNAWVDDKKTTYTYDANNNMLTYLYQYRNNNALVNYRKYVYTYDASNNMLTSLYQTWYWEDNDWVNENLCSYTYDANKNLLTSLFQEWDWGSKAWVNHGKVTYTYDASNNMLVKLYQMWQDTWVNFHRYIYTYDANNNCTVSEMTEWVNESWQLFDGNLILYYNNMKSSIEQPNSSRVTASYKHFKKLENERKELRNISIYPNPTNKSFVVDVEGETTVKLYNMLGKEVLSENANGKTVINISHLPNGVYNVQVFAGNKIVGYSKVVKQ
- a CDS encoding T9SS type A sorting domain-containing protein, translating into MKSTNILKTKISRLTNVMLLLVCSLYGLSVAAQNNFEFKKPTKKSANTELKKFVEKKSHAANKINSYTNWWEPDTIYTYEDPNMMHRELRSYNQNAYMLTEVYQEWRNNEWTDLNKNINTYDANNNLITELWQDWMNNNWVNTEKYTFTYDANNNMLTRLCQGWNIDAWVDFAKTTYTYDANNNMLTELIQFWEGAWVNYEKITNTYDANNNVLSILFQLWENNTWINDYIITATYDANNNLITAISQEWGYNAWENVEKIDATYDVNNNMLTLLYQEWAYNAWVNYEKHIYTYDANNNRTRELVQAWEGAWVNDFNYTYTYDENNNCTLAESSYWMGDNWQQTNGDLSLFYNNMKSEIYFFCYKITATYKHFLLLENERKELSNISIYPNPANNSFVVDVEGETTVKLHNMLGKEVLSQNANGKTVINIGHLPNGVYNVQVFSGDKIIGYSKVVKQ